A part of Calonectris borealis chromosome 30, bCalBor7.hap1.2, whole genome shotgun sequence genomic DNA contains:
- the ANKRD33 gene encoding photoreceptor ankyrin repeat protein, whose protein sequence is MTDACGGGEHAAAPASSLDASDPELHYEEEEEEEESEPSDTSSIFSDDSVYPCYELSPGAGGAGDPSFYQCCARNDAKLVQERLERGVTRSEVTELDINGRNGLMVACYKGFVDIVSLLQKCPYINVNQQDKDGNTALMMAAQAGHVTIVNYLLNYYPALEVDKRDPRGLTALMKAAVQGREDCVAALLLAGADLQAVDPVKRKTAREWAAFTGSFETTLRIRSLLQRPRAEQFGTRYQPEWPALPELVAKALAPKSRGKRLSEKIRSMFTFSFPRDHEEDGVMDHMVRMTTSLASPFVATACQTICPDSPPEVGKRRLSVPEILGQHVLDPDAEPEPASCPGTGASSCNGQAMSEIRLLPPRRPAGGLLSFLPLRLRRGNSIFPGDPVPKIKVSKPSCPPACSRERRQRGGNKNLLQLPKWRYKELKEEKRAAKEAKSEEKKKKGGKKS, encoded by the exons ATGACAGATGCCTGCGGTGGAGGAGAACATGCTGCAGCCCCCGCTTCCAGCCTGGATGCCTCCGACCCGGAGCTGCACtacgaggaggaagaggaggaggaggagtcgGAGCCCTCGGACACCAGCAGCATCTTCTCGGATGACTCCGTCTACCCTTGCTACGAGCTCTCCCcgggggctggtggtgccggggacCCCAGCTTCTACCAGTGCTGCGCCAGGAACGATGCCAAGCTGGTGCAGGAGAGGCTGGAGCGCGGAGTGACCCGGAGTGAAGTCACGGAGCTGGACATCAACGGGAGG AACGGGCTGATGGTCGCCTGCTACAAGGGCTTCGTGGACATCGTGTCCCTGCTGCAGAAGTGCCCCTACATAAATGTCAACCAGCAGGACAAGGACGGGAACACGGCCCTCATGATGGCAGCCCAGGCAG GACACGTCACCATCGTCAACTACCTCCTCAACTACTACCCCGCGCTCGAGGTGGACAAGCGAGACCCCCGGGGCCTGACGGCGCTGATGAAGGCTGCGGTGCAGGGGCGGGAGGACTGCGTGgccgccctgctcctggctg GAGCAGACCTGCAAGCGGTGGATCCCGTCAAGAGGAAGACGGCCAGGGAGTGGGCAGCCTTCACCGGCAGCTTTGAGACAACCTTGCGGATCCGGAGCCTCCTGCAGCGCCCGCGGGCAGAGCAGTTTGGCACCCGGTACCAGCCCGAGTGGCCAGCCCTGCCTGAGCTGGTGGCCAAAGCCCTGGCCCCCAAATCCAGGGGCAAGAGGCTGTCGGAGAAGATCCGATCCATGTTCACCTTCAGCTTCCCCCGCGACCACGAGGAGGACGGTGTGATGGACCACATGGTGAGGATGACCACCTCCCTCGCCAGCCCCTTTGTGGCTACCGCTTGCCAAACCATCTGCCCCGACAGCCCCCCCGAGGTGGGCAAGCGCAGGCTGTCTGTGCCGGAGATCCTCGGGCAGCACGTCCTGGATCCGGACGCCGAGCCAGAACCCGCCTCGTGCCCCGGCACTGGTGCATCCTCCTGCAACGGTCAAGCCATGTCGGAGATCCGGCTcctgccgccgcgccggccggccGGGGGCCTCCTGAGCTTCCTGCCCCTGCGGCTGCGGCGCGGGAACAGCATCTTCCCCGGAGACCCCGTCCCCAAAATCAAAGTGAGCAAACcctcctgcccgcctgcctgctcGAGGGAGCGGAGGCAGCGCGGGGGGAACAAGAACCTGCTGCAGCTGCCCAAGTGGAGGTACaaggagctgaaggaggagaagagagcgGCCAAGGAGGCGAAGAgcgaggagaaaaagaagaaaggggggaagaaatccTGA